From Arachis hypogaea cultivar Tifrunner chromosome 3, arahy.Tifrunner.gnm2.J5K5, whole genome shotgun sequence:
taaatattatgtctaaaatatatttgatacacaaaacacaacaactcaacagATCATATGTTCTTCATAAATCACTAGGTCGCTCGTAAAAAGTTATTCTATGGAGAATATTTCTTCTTtctcaaatttatttaaaatttaatggaTTTATAGAAAAGATAATATGAAGCAAACTTTCATTCTCCGCGCATTAATTTATTTGCAACCGCGGTCCATGTgcattgtctgtcttgagtcttgACAGAGAAAAGTTTAAGGTAAGccgaatttaatttttattaacattttagttattgatctaattttttaatttataattttaaaatattaataattaattattgataaaaattaataaaaaaagtttaaaaatcaataaattaaaatttattatttttttattaatatttttaattattaattcattttttaatttaatattctaataacatatttatagcacacacttttaaatattattagtttttattaactaaaaataataaattttagctTTGTAGCATTTTTCCTATTGGTATTCACATGTGGTGGAACCATTTTCTAGTCATGGAATAAAAAATcagaaatatttattttttttaattttaaaatttaatgtatttatacaaaaatttaaataaattaatttcttaaataagctttataaataaaaaagccAATTAATTTGAAAAGGATGTAATCATTTCTTTCACCATCCTACATGTGACTTGATTCTATTTAGATGAAAAATCAGTGACCAAAAATATAAGTGATGATATGGATCTAGATCATTCAAGCTAAGAGAGATATTTAATGTAACATATGCACTCGAGGAAAAAAGGACATAGATATCATGACCACGAAGAAGAGACATATTGTAGAAGATAATAGTTAATTCATGATATGGCATAATAAGTCCCAATACACACGTGAAGATAATATAATACACAATACACTAAAGAAGATACATagtagttattaattttaatgtacttaTTTTGTTAcacattattgaagaagaagataaataaGAACAAATTAAACGAATACATTGTTTATGTTATTGCATTCCTTCAAACCTTCTTTATCAGTGATATTATGAGAGTAGGAAATTCCAATATTTTAACCCCCATTATTAATTGAACAATCTTATTCTTATATCTCACAAAAAGCTCGTCCATGATTTCTTCTCCAAATTTTGCCTTCAAAAGAGGTTCTAATGCAGCTCTAATGAATTTAGTTGTAAACTCTGCCTTCGTATTTAGATCAAGATTATTATTGTTGTCATCATCAACAGCTTCCTTTATGTTTGTACTCCAATCCAGTATGACAGATTCCAACCTTTGAAGGGTGAAAGATCCTTCATCCTCAATTACTTCTTTAGCTTCCTCTATTGTTGGGTTATACAATGGCAAATCAAAGGATTCTAATTTTATAGCTTCAATCAAATTCTACaacaaattaaataacattgaaATATGTTACTATAGTGCAAATTTTGAATTCTAGATGTAACATAACTATACAAAGTTACAAACCAAACTGTTATAGTGAAAAtcattaaaatttgttttttttttggaaatttgtctttcttttttaaaaaagatagttACACTTTTAGAAAGTAAAAAGAActtgaaagaaaaatatataatttaataaattattatcttgTTCTATAACATAATTATAGTGCAAGACGTTAGTTTATTGGGAATTAATATCTTGATAGTAGAGAAATATTATCTTgttagcgtttgttttgagatatTGAGTGAGACAGAGATTAGGAGATTGAAActtagtattatgtttgttggtttagagactgatactaaaatttctgtctctgtctctaaaattttagtatttcaataCTTCTAAAAAGTGGAGACACAGGGGATTGAAATTTTTAGAGGcataaattaaaactttaataacattttatacttaaataccttcattttaattaattaattccaattttaatctttttacaaattaaattagaattttattcttattttaatttctgtctcccactttgcaccaaacagaatactaaaatttattttaatctatatCTCTTAATCTCTGTTTCTTAATATCAATCTTTtaatctgtctctccaccaaaagTTACTATTAATGTAATGTTTTTGTACTAGACATATGTGAATGGCAGACACTACAAAACATACATGTGCTCATACCACACAtattatacatacatacatttatattctactaattatttttgaaaaagtatagTAACCAACTaactttaaataattataattaataattattaattttataatttttaaaaaataaaatttaaataattaaaaattaatgacaattaattaatataaaatacaattcAAAAATACTTGTTTACTAGAGCCTTATTGATTACCTAGTTGGGATGGTATaatttttcatttctaaattTAGAAAAACTTTAAACATAAATTATATAGAGTAAAATTAGTCATTTGaataatatatagaataaatgtcttttttatcatttatttaaaaaataaagcagttttttcataattttaaaatatttaattaatttttaattatttaagtaattaattatttaaatggtTTTTATTACTGGTCTAAACGATTCCTAACAACATATCAGTAGGTCATCATTTATAGAAATCCTTTAAATTAGTTACttagataattaaaaattcattaaaaaattttaaattataaaaaaatatatttttttaaataaatagttaGAAATCGAAAATCACATTTACTCGAATATATAATTTTAGACACACCCTAGGttatatttgtattttgtaatcTGTAATTTTACATGTACCTCCAAGACCATGTCATTGAGTGTTGTGCCAATTAGGCTCCAAGCAGTTCTGATATCGTGAGTTTTCTGACTTTTGTCCCTTCCAATTAGAGTGAGAACCATCCCACCTTTAGGCACTAGCTCTTGTGAACGTAATTTGAGAAATAGTTTAAAGTCCTTTTGGAATTGTTCAAGATATGCTTCATGCATTGCCGGCGGAGTTGTGCTTGTTAAGTGTACATTTTCTTCATTACCCAACTCCTTTGGAGCctattattcaaattaaaacatACATTATgagagtaaaattatatatagtatGCGATTTTTTCCGGATAAAATTTTACAGGCATACTCTATTTgtttctatattttataaaagtattaattaaatttttatcttttaaaaattaaatttgtaattaaatttgtgtattagataaaaaatttaatgagATATTTATCGGTTGTTATCTTTCAAAacaaacataataattaaaaacagTATTAATGCATtctaacaattaacaatcaaattagttattatatatttttatataaatttaattttttaatttgtctattatatttaaatatatattttaaataaataactaatttaatgactgattttttatgtttatgtaacATGATTGTTAtgaaataaattcataaaaatataaaatatgggaatcaaataatttctttaattttttattcatttcaaACAAATGAATAAATTTGCAAATCACTTCTAAAAgattataaaaatatactaagtGCTAGCGTTTTTagtgtgtatataatatttttgtatattttttattatataatatttgggagccactcagataaagacatttaaaacgtcttttttttaaagatgttttttagtaattaaaatttaacacatataatcgttTAAACcatgttatttttatcaaaattaggccaaacaaattaatttaaccaaaaaaatgatgaatcaaaatttgaatggtgtaaattatattatttttttatagaaaatgactacaatactcttattatagaaaataattaaaatattcctattatgtattaattttgaaaactttaaatcCTAATTCTATGACGACAAAAAAAATGACTagaatttagaattctcaaaataatatatatatatatataggagtattttagtcattttttataataagaatattgtagttattttttataaaaaataatattaatttagatcaaattaaaatttaattcactattttttcggttaaattaatttgtcatgcttattttaataaaattaacatgatttaattgattatacgtgttaaattttaattactaaatcacatctttaaaaaaaatattttaaacgttTTTATCTGAGTGGTTCCATAATACTTTGGTTAGAATGAATGTTAATTAGATCCGCATATGTGATTTTTTTACTAACGTGCCACCGtcttcaaaatttattattaaaatgtcATTGTTTTGGAACTAATTgtttaaatattatcttttttctAAGGTGacaactaatttatttttttatttttaattataattaattatcaatataagAAGAGTGAGATTtgagtaattaatttaaaaaagactggtattttagtattaaatttgGAAAAAGACAATACATTCCTAAAAAGGCCTCAGGGTGTATTTGTTATTTACCTGAGAAAGCCAATGAAGACTAAAAGAGGAATGAACAAAGTGCAAGAAATTGTTGGGAAATAAGCTCTTGTAGAATGTCCCTGGAGTTGCATTAATAAAACATGCACCACATTTGtgtcccttcttttcttctatgATTTCCGAGAATTGAGGGAGTGATTTAAAGATGCTGTTGAAATCATTCCCAAATAGATCATTCAAGAAGAACTGAAAAATTGGTGGTTTGAGATTCAAGTTACAAGTAGTAGTATCAACAATGTCGATGACATTAGATACCAATTGGAGAGCATTTGGTCCTGAAGAACAACCTAAATCAGCCACCTTAAAGCAGTGAATAGGAATAATAGTATATAACCTCATCATACTCTCTTCTACTATGCCTTTTGCCTCCCTCATCACCTTTTTCTGTcaaaattattatattcttatattaGTGTCATATATAAGAACAACTTGAGAACGTTAATATCTCTATCATTGTCAATCATGAATGGGCATAAGCAAATTTAATTTCGGAGAATAAAGAGAATATTATGATGATGTTGTGTACCTGCTGAACGATAGAGTTATGAGCATAGCTATTATCTCCCATGCCATGGTTCATGTGGAGGACTACTTGCTGTCTATCCATTCCTCTTCTTTGATATTATGGTATGGAATAATATTAAagatcaaataatatatatatacatatatatatatatatatatatatatatatatatatatatatatatatatatatatatatatatatagtggggTGTACATGGTCGGTTCGCTTCAAAGATTTGGTCTGAATTCGAatattttagagattaatttggTGTAATTTTATCGGGTTTAGAGTCGGGTAAAAGTCTCAAAAAATAGACTCGGTCATTATTTAAAGTCGGATTTGAGGCAAGATAAATCCGGTTTTACTCGACCCATGTGCACTCTAAAAGAACTAATAaagtatatatgttttaaattaattctaatattatgttatattaattataaattttttattttatttttagtcacatttgttgaattagaaaatagatcaaagaagtatcaaattagaatttatggacaaatttaagtttaaatatagatattaattttttggaaatattttttttaaataatcttttttataaattattgttaaaattttaaaattttaatttttacttagtTTAAATccgatataattttaataaaaaaaattagattttatcaTATATAAGGTTGAGTTATAATCTAAAGAATAAATCGGTATATATTTAAGATTAAGACTGAATTAAGACACAtgagattttaatattttatgtcaCCCATCTACACCCtgtatatataaaagttaaaagGAGAACATAACAGGGAATCAAAATAAAAGCCACGCGGCGGAAATGACgacattttagttatttaattttttttggcatTGACCACATTTTAATTATTTGAaggtgtttgctacggtacgatgataaattcatacgtaccgataTAATAAAAACgtggaaaaataacaaaatgccAAGTAGATTATATTATCTTCGT
This genomic window contains:
- the LOC112772178 gene encoding probable methyltransferase TCM_000168, producing the protein MDRQQVVLHMNHGMGDNSYAHNSIVQQVADLGCSSGPNALQLVSNVIDIVDTTTCNLNLKPPIFQFFLNDLFGNDFNSIFKSLPQFSEIIEEKKGHKCGACFINATPGTFYKSLFPNNFLHFVHSSFSLHWLSQAPKELGNEENVHLTSTTPPAMHEAYLEQFQKDFKLFLKLRSQELVPKGGMVLTLIGRDKSQKTHDIRTAWSLIGTTLNDMVLENLIEAIKLESFDLPLYNPTIEEAKEVIEDEGSFTLQRLESVILDWSTNIKEAVDDDNNNNLDLNTKAEFTTKFIRAALEPLLKAKFGEEIMDELFVRYKNKIVQLIMGVKILEFPTLIISLIKKLELSDRWGIGSPQKMGPVRNGNGEQYSPTARNGDRDRDRE